Proteins from a genomic interval of Pseudomonas paeninsulae:
- a CDS encoding homoserine dehydrogenase: MKPVKVGICGLGTVGGGTFNVLKRNAEEIARRAGRDIEVAQIALRSQNPQCDITGTPITHDVFELVDNPEIEIVIELIGGYTLARELVLKAIDNGKHVVTANKALIAVHGNEIFARAREKGVIVAFEAAVAGGIPVIKAIREGLAANRINWLAGIINGTGNFILSEMREKGRAFDDVLKEAQALGYAEADPTFDVEGIDAAHKLTILASIAFGIPLQFDKAYTEGITKLTTADVGYAEALGYRIKHLGVARRTDAGIELRVHPTLIPADRLIANVNGVMNAVMVNGDAAGSSLYYGAGAGMEPTASSVIADLVDVVRALTTDPTNRVPHLAFQPDSLSDHPILPIAACESAYYLRIQAKDHPGVLAQVASILSQRGINIESIMQKEVEEHDGLVPMILVTHRVVEARIDEALAALEALDDVVGKVMRIRVEQLN, encoded by the coding sequence GTGAAACCGGTCAAAGTAGGCATCTGTGGGCTCGGTACCGTCGGTGGCGGTACCTTCAACGTGCTCAAGCGCAACGCCGAGGAAATCGCGCGGCGTGCCGGGCGTGATATTGAAGTGGCGCAAATTGCGCTGCGTTCGCAGAACCCGCAGTGCGACATTACCGGTACCCCCATTACCCACGATGTATTCGAGCTGGTCGACAATCCCGAGATCGAGATCGTCATCGAGCTGATCGGGGGCTATACGCTGGCCCGTGAGCTGGTGCTCAAGGCCATCGACAACGGCAAGCACGTGGTCACCGCAAACAAGGCGCTGATCGCCGTGCATGGCAATGAGATCTTCGCCCGGGCGCGCGAGAAGGGCGTGATAGTCGCGTTCGAGGCTGCGGTGGCGGGTGGCATCCCGGTGATCAAGGCGATTCGCGAGGGGCTGGCAGCCAATCGCATCAACTGGTTGGCCGGGATCATCAACGGCACCGGCAACTTCATCCTCAGCGAAATGCGCGAGAAAGGCCGGGCGTTCGACGACGTGCTCAAAGAGGCGCAGGCGCTCGGCTATGCCGAAGCCGATCCGACCTTCGACGTCGAAGGCATCGATGCGGCGCACAAGCTGACCATCCTCGCCTCCATCGCCTTCGGCATTCCGCTGCAATTCGACAAGGCCTACACCGAAGGCATCACCAAGCTGACCACGGCTGACGTGGGCTATGCCGAAGCCCTGGGTTATCGCATCAAGCACCTGGGCGTGGCGCGTCGTACCGACGCCGGTATCGAACTGCGGGTGCACCCGACATTGATCCCGGCCGATCGCCTGATCGCCAACGTCAATGGCGTGATGAACGCGGTGATGGTCAATGGCGACGCGGCGGGCTCGAGCCTGTATTACGGCGCTGGCGCCGGCATGGAGCCGACCGCTTCCTCGGTCATCGCCGACCTGGTCGACGTGGTGCGCGCCCTGACCACCGACCCGACCAATCGTGTGCCGCACCTGGCCTTCCAGCCGGATTCGTTGTCCGATCACCCGATTCTGCCGATCGCGGCGTGCGAGAGTGCCTACTACCTGCGCATTCAGGCCAAGGACCATCCCGGCGTGCTGGCTCAGGTGGCGAGCATCCTGTCGCAGCGTGGGATCAACATCGAGTCGATCATGCAGAAGGAAGTCGAAGAACACGACGGCCTGGTGCCGATGATTCTGGTGACCCATCGGGTGGTCGAGGCGCGTATCGATGAGGCGCTGGCCGCCTTGGAGGCGCTGGACGATGTCGTTGGCAAAGTCATGCGCATCCGCGTCGAACAGTTGAACTAA
- the thrC gene encoding threonine synthase produces the protein MRYISTRGQAPALNFEDVLLAGLASDGGLYVPENLPRFTQEEIASWAGLPYHELAFRVMRPFVTGSIPDADFKKILEETYAAGPDGVFAHGAVAPLRQLNGNEWVLELFHGPTLAFKDFALQLLGRLLDYVLAKRNERVVIMGATSGDTGSAAIEGCKACDNVDIFILHPHNRVSEVQRRQMTTTLGENIHNIAVEGNFDDCQEMVKDSFADQSFLKGTRLVAVNSINWARIMAQIVYYFHAALQLGGPARSIAFSVPTGNFGDIFAGYLARNMGLPISQLIVATNRNDILHRFMSGNQYVKGDLYPTLSPSMDIMVSSNFERLLFDLHGRNGAAIAGLMSNFKQGGGFSVEEERWTEARKLFDSLAVDDRTTCETIADVFAECGELLDPHTAIGVRAARECRRSLATPMVILGTAHPVKFPEAVEQAGVGQAPALPPHLADLFEREERCTVLANDLKTVQGFVTQHGNRGKPL, from the coding sequence ATGCGCTATATCAGTACCCGCGGCCAGGCACCGGCCCTGAATTTCGAAGACGTTCTGCTGGCTGGCCTGGCCAGTGATGGCGGTCTCTACGTACCGGAAAACCTGCCACGCTTTACCCAGGAAGAAATCGCCTCCTGGGCCGGCTTGCCCTACCACGAACTGGCCTTCCGGGTGATGCGTCCGTTCGTGACCGGCAGCATTCCGGATGCCGATTTCAAGAAGATTCTTGAAGAGACCTACGCGGCCGGCCCAGATGGCGTGTTCGCCCACGGCGCGGTGGCGCCACTGCGTCAGCTGAATGGCAACGAGTGGGTGCTCGAACTGTTCCACGGCCCGACCCTGGCGTTCAAGGACTTCGCCCTGCAGTTACTCGGTCGTTTGCTCGACTATGTGTTGGCCAAGCGCAACGAGCGCGTGGTGATCATGGGGGCTACCTCGGGTGACACCGGTTCGGCGGCCATCGAAGGCTGCAAGGCCTGCGACAACGTCGACATCTTCATCCTCCATCCGCATAACCGGGTGTCCGAAGTGCAGCGCCGGCAGATGACCACCACTCTCGGCGAGAACATCCACAACATCGCCGTGGAAGGCAACTTCGACGACTGCCAGGAGATGGTCAAGGATAGCTTCGCCGACCAGAGCTTCCTCAAGGGCACGCGTCTGGTGGCGGTCAACTCGATCAACTGGGCGCGGATCATGGCCCAGATCGTCTACTACTTTCACGCCGCCCTGCAGCTCGGCGGTCCGGCGCGCTCCATTGCGTTCTCGGTGCCGACTGGCAACTTCGGCGATATCTTCGCCGGCTACCTGGCGCGCAACATGGGCCTGCCGATCAGTCAGCTGATCGTCGCGACCAACCGCAACGACATTCTCCATCGCTTCATGAGCGGTAATCAGTACGTCAAGGGCGACCTGTACCCGACACTGTCGCCGTCCATGGACATCATGGTTTCGTCGAACTTCGAACGCCTGCTGTTCGACCTGCACGGGCGCAACGGTGCGGCGATTGCCGGGCTGATGAGCAACTTCAAGCAGGGTGGCGGTTTCAGCGTGGAAGAAGAGCGTTGGACCGAGGCGCGCAAGTTGTTCGACTCGTTGGCGGTAGACGACCGGACGACCTGCGAAACCATCGCCGACGTGTTCGCCGAGTGCGGTGAGCTGCTCGATCCGCACACCGCCATTGGCGTGCGTGCGGCCCGTGAATGTCGGCGCAGTCTGGCCACGCCCATGGTCATCCTGGGGACTGCACACCCGGTGAAGTTCCCCGAGGCGGTGGAGCAGGCCGGCGTCGGCCAGGCTCCGGCGTTGCCACCGCATCTGGCTGATCTGTTCGAGCGCGAAGAGCGCTGCACGGTGCTGGCCAATGACCTGAAAACGGTGCAGGGTTTTGTCACCCAGCACGGCAATCGCGGCAAGCCACTGTAA
- a CDS encoding thioredoxin fold domain-containing protein, whose protein sequence is MRVTRIFAAVALGLASSLSLAADPDLVIRKSLQAIQPDLPIEAIAESQMPGLYQIQLKGGRQLYASADGQFLMQGYLFQIKGGKAVNLTEQHETQAIGKEINGIPTKEMVIFAAKQPKTHITVFTDTDCGYCQKLHSEVPELNRLGVEVRYVAFPRQGLESPAYKELVSVWCAKDRQAAMNLAKTRQEVPAAECDNPVAKQYALGQMIGVNGTPAIVLANGKLIPGYQPAAQLSKLALEAE, encoded by the coding sequence ATGCGCGTGACCCGTATTTTTGCAGCCGTGGCCCTCGGCTTGGCCAGCAGTTTGAGCTTGGCCGCCGACCCTGATCTGGTGATCCGCAAGAGCCTGCAGGCTATCCAGCCAGACCTGCCAATCGAAGCGATTGCCGAGAGTCAGATGCCCGGTCTGTATCAGATTCAGCTCAAGGGCGGCCGCCAGTTGTATGCCAGCGCCGACGGCCAGTTCCTCATGCAGGGCTATCTGTTCCAAATCAAGGGCGGCAAGGCGGTCAACCTGACCGAGCAGCATGAAACCCAGGCTATTGGTAAAGAAATAAACGGCATTCCGACCAAGGAAATGGTGATCTTCGCGGCGAAGCAGCCCAAGACCCACATCACCGTGTTCACCGACACCGATTGCGGTTACTGCCAGAAGCTGCACAGCGAAGTCCCGGAACTCAATCGCCTGGGCGTCGAGGTGCGTTACGTGGCGTTTCCGCGCCAGGGATTGGAGAGTCCGGCCTATAAGGAACTGGTCAGCGTCTGGTGTGCCAAGGACCGCCAGGCGGCGATGAACCTGGCCAAGACGCGCCAGGAGGTACCCGCTGCCGAATGTGACAATCCGGTGGCCAAGCAGTATGCCCTGGGGCAGATGATCGGGGTCAATGGCACACCGGCGATCGTCTTGGCCAATGGCAAGTTGATACCCGGTTACCAGCCAGCGGCGCAATTGTCCAAGCTGGCGCTCGAAGCCGAGTGA
- a CDS encoding CaiB/BaiF CoA transferase family protein: protein MQLPSKPLTGLKVIELGSLIAGPFAARICAEFGAEVIKVESPDGGDPLRKWRKLYEGTSLWWFVQARNKRSITLNLKHEQGLEVLKKLLGEADILIENFRPGVLEKLGLGWEVLHALNPKLVMVRLSGFGQSGPMKDQPGFGAVGEAMGGLRYITGFEDRPPVRTGISIGDSIAALWGVIGALMALRHREVNGGQGQVVDVALYEAIFAMMESMVPEFDVFGFIRERSGNIMPGITPSSIHTSSDGKHIQIGANGDAIFKRFMQAIDRHDLAEDPSLASNDGRDARRDELYGVIDRWVGGLPLEQVLATLNQAEVPASRIFSAEDMFNDPQYLAREMLLSAKLPDGTPFKMPGIVPKLSDTPGGVEWTGPQLGEHTEQILAALGYSHAAVTELRRNGAI, encoded by the coding sequence ATGCAACTGCCCAGCAAACCCCTCACCGGCCTGAAAGTGATCGAACTCGGCAGCCTGATTGCTGGCCCCTTCGCCGCGCGTATCTGCGCCGAATTCGGTGCCGAGGTGATCAAGGTCGAGTCGCCCGATGGCGGCGATCCCTTGCGCAAGTGGCGCAAGCTCTACGAAGGCACATCGCTGTGGTGGTTCGTGCAGGCGCGCAACAAGCGCTCGATCACCCTCAACCTCAAGCACGAGCAAGGCCTGGAAGTGCTGAAGAAGCTGCTCGGCGAGGCCGACATCCTGATCGAGAACTTTCGCCCCGGGGTGCTGGAAAAACTCGGCCTGGGCTGGGAGGTGTTGCATGCGCTCAACCCCAAGCTGGTGATGGTGCGCCTGTCCGGCTTTGGCCAGAGCGGTCCGATGAAGGATCAGCCGGGCTTCGGCGCGGTGGGCGAAGCCATGGGCGGGCTGCGTTATATCACCGGCTTCGAGGATCGGCCGCCGGTGCGCACCGGCATTTCCATCGGCGATTCGATTGCCGCCCTGTGGGGTGTGATCGGTGCGCTGATGGCCCTGCGTCACCGCGAGGTCAACGGCGGCCAGGGCCAGGTGGTGGATGTGGCGCTGTATGAAGCGATCTTCGCCATGATGGAGTCGATGGTGCCGGAGTTCGACGTGTTCGGCTTCATTCGCGAGCGCAGCGGCAATATCATGCCCGGCATCACGCCGTCCTCGATCCACACCAGCAGCGATGGCAAGCACATCCAGATCGGCGCCAACGGCGATGCGATCTTCAAACGCTTCATGCAGGCCATCGACCGCCATGACCTGGCCGAAGACCCGAGCCTGGCCAGCAACGACGGCCGCGACGCCCGCCGCGACGAGCTGTACGGGGTCATCGACCGCTGGGTCGGCGGACTGCCGCTGGAGCAGGTACTGGCCACGCTGAACCAGGCCGAAGTACCGGCCAGTCGCATCTTCAGCGCCGAGGACATGTTCAACGACCCGCAATACCTCGCCCGCGAGATGCTCCTCAGCGCCAAGCTGCCGGACGGCACGCCATTCAAGATGCCCGGCATAGTGCCCAAGCTGTCCGACACCCCGGGCGGCGTCGAGTGGACAGGCCCGCAACTGGGCGAACACACCGAGCAGATCCTCGCTGCGCTAGGCTATAGCCATGCAGCTGTTACCGAACTGCGCCGCAACGGCGCCATCTGA
- a CDS encoding transglutaminase-like cysteine peptidase, which yields MPRLSVTLARTLPIALTTLLSMAGSHCLGADQTEVRALTQAIEQARLSSWRSLIEQGGVLDERSKLQTVNDFINRAVSYGTDREIWGADEYWATPLQTLSRGRGDCEDFAIGKYFSLVEMGVPSEKLRLTFVKALALNQAHMVLAYYPSQTAQPLILDNLDPQIKLADERRDLLPVYAFNNHGVFLAKAPQQKSGQSPQSLSRWSDVSERVIADEARLRANQS from the coding sequence ATGCCCCGACTTTCAGTCACCCTCGCCCGCACGTTGCCCATTGCCCTGACAACCCTGCTGAGCATGGCTGGCAGCCACTGCCTTGGCGCTGACCAGACAGAAGTCCGCGCCCTGACTCAGGCCATCGAGCAGGCACGGCTGAGCAGCTGGCGCAGCCTGATCGAGCAGGGCGGCGTCTTGGACGAGCGCAGCAAGCTGCAAACGGTCAACGACTTCATCAATCGCGCGGTGAGCTACGGGACCGATCGCGAAATATGGGGCGCGGACGAATACTGGGCGACGCCGCTGCAGACCCTGTCACGCGGCCGCGGCGACTGCGAAGACTTCGCCATCGGCAAGTACTTCAGCCTGGTAGAGATGGGCGTGCCCAGCGAGAAACTGCGCCTGACCTTCGTCAAGGCCCTGGCGCTCAACCAGGCGCATATGGTGCTGGCCTACTACCCGAGTCAGACGGCGCAGCCACTGATCCTCGACAACCTCGACCCGCAGATCAAGCTGGCCGACGAACGCCGCGACCTGCTGCCGGTGTATGCCTTCAATAACCACGGGGTCTTCCTGGCCAAGGCGCCGCAGCAAAAATCCGGGCAATCGCCGCAGTCGCTCTCACGCTGGAGCGATGTCAGCGAGCGAGTCATCGCCGATGAAGCGCGCCTGCGGGCAAACCAGAGCTGA
- a CDS encoding ester cyclase, translating to MKTVLRSISFFLLFAAAGLVQAADDAKTIVDSYMAAWNAHDADLAATFLAEDAVYFDATVGTPQNGKAAARDNVIKVFIGAVPDLSWKMTSAPIVGADGIAFQWLFSGTNSGAWGPDTPATGKPLSFEGVSFIRIKDGKIAYQGDYYDALGFNKQLGW from the coding sequence TGCTGTTCGCCGCTGCCGGGCTGGTTCAGGCAGCGGATGACGCCAAGACCATAGTCGATAGCTACATGGCCGCCTGGAACGCCCACGACGCCGACCTGGCCGCAACTTTCCTGGCCGAGGACGCGGTGTACTTCGATGCCACCGTCGGCACCCCGCAGAACGGCAAAGCGGCGGCGCGCGACAATGTGATCAAGGTATTCATCGGCGCGGTGCCGGACCTGAGCTGGAAGATGACCAGCGCGCCGATCGTCGGCGCCGATGGCATCGCCTTTCAGTGGCTCTTCAGCGGCACCAACAGCGGCGCCTGGGGCCCCGACACCCCGGCCACCGGCAAGCCGCTGAGCTTCGAGGGGGTCAGTTTCATCCGTATCAAGGACGGCAAGATCGCCTACCAGGGCGACTACTACGACGCCCTCGGTTTCAACAAGCAGTTGGGCTGGTAA
- the recJ gene encoding single-stranded-DNA-specific exonuclease RecJ yields the protein MRIEARPLPAILPDLGNLPPLLTRLYAARGVQSVAELDKGLARLIPYQQLKGIEAAVELLVQALEQGQRMLIVGDFDADGATASTVGMLGLRMLGAAHVDYLVPNRFEYGYGLTPEIVAVALQRQPQLLITVDNGISSVEGVAAAKAAGLMVLVTDHHLPGAELPAADAIVNPNQLGCEFPSKAMAGVGVIFYVLLALRARLRELNWFSAQRPEPNLAELLDLVALGSVADVVPLDANNRILVHQGLARIRAGRARPGLRAILDVAGRQAERITSTDLGFIIGPRLNAAGRLDDMSLGIECLLCEDEALARDMAVELDQLNQDRKAIEQGMQREALAQLKDLPLEDMPFGLCLFDADWHQGVIGILASRLKERYHRPTIAFADAGAGVLKGSARSVAGFHIRDALDAVAAKHPQLISKFGGHAMAAGLSLPEANFGAFAVAFDAEVRRQLDEDDLTGRLLSDGALSVEEFHLPLAKELRNAGPWGQHFPEPLFHGVFQVVQQRLVGDKHLKLVLKTECGGQTLDGIAFNIDREVWPNPTVRWVELAYKLDVNEYRGRESVQLMVAHLAPR from the coding sequence ATGCGTATCGAAGCCCGACCGTTACCCGCCATCTTGCCCGATCTGGGTAATCTGCCGCCGTTGTTGACCCGTTTGTATGCCGCTCGTGGCGTGCAATCGGTGGCCGAACTGGACAAGGGCCTGGCACGGCTGATCCCTTACCAGCAGTTGAAGGGCATCGAGGCGGCGGTCGAGTTGCTGGTGCAAGCCCTGGAGCAAGGCCAGCGGATGCTGATCGTCGGTGACTTCGATGCCGATGGTGCCACTGCCAGCACGGTTGGCATGCTTGGTTTGCGCATGCTCGGCGCGGCCCATGTCGACTACCTGGTGCCGAACCGCTTCGAGTACGGCTACGGCCTGACTCCGGAAATCGTTGCAGTGGCGCTGCAGCGCCAACCGCAGTTGTTGATTACCGTGGACAACGGCATTTCCAGCGTCGAGGGCGTGGCGGCGGCCAAGGCGGCGGGACTGATGGTGCTGGTCACCGATCATCACTTGCCCGGCGCCGAGCTGCCGGCAGCGGATGCGATCGTCAATCCCAACCAACTGGGCTGCGAGTTCCCGAGCAAGGCGATGGCCGGGGTCGGGGTGATTTTCTACGTGCTGCTGGCGCTGCGTGCGCGGTTGCGCGAGCTGAACTGGTTCAGTGCGCAGCGCCCGGAGCCGAATCTGGCCGAGCTGCTCGACCTGGTGGCGTTGGGCAGCGTCGCCGACGTGGTGCCGCTGGACGCCAATAACCGCATCCTCGTGCATCAGGGCCTGGCGCGGATTCGTGCCGGCCGCGCACGGCCGGGCTTGCGCGCAATTCTCGACGTGGCCGGGCGTCAAGCGGAGCGTATTACCTCCACGGATCTGGGGTTTATCATCGGCCCGCGCCTGAATGCAGCGGGACGGCTGGATGACATGAGCCTGGGGATCGAATGCCTGCTTTGTGAAGATGAAGCGCTGGCCCGCGACATGGCAGTGGAGCTGGATCAGCTCAACCAGGACCGCAAAGCCATCGAGCAGGGCATGCAGCGCGAGGCCTTGGCCCAGCTCAAGGATCTGCCGCTGGAAGACATGCCATTCGGTCTGTGCCTGTTCGACGCGGATTGGCACCAGGGTGTGATCGGTATCCTCGCCTCGCGCCTGAAAGAGCGTTACCACCGGCCGACCATTGCCTTTGCCGATGCCGGCGCCGGTGTACTCAAAGGGTCGGCGCGCTCAGTGGCGGGCTTTCATATCCGCGATGCCCTGGATGCCGTCGCGGCCAAGCATCCGCAGCTGATCAGCAAGTTCGGCGGGCACGCCATGGCGGCGGGTTTGTCGCTGCCTGAAGCCAACTTCGGTGCCTTTGCCGTGGCCTTCGATGCCGAGGTGCGGCGTCAGCTTGACGAAGACGACCTGACCGGGCGCCTGCTGTCCGATGGCGCCTTGTCAGTGGAAGAGTTTCATCTACCCCTGGCCAAGGAACTGCGCAATGCCGGGCCCTGGGGCCAGCATTTTCCCGAGCCGCTGTTCCACGGGGTGTTTCAGGTGGTCCAGCAGCGCCTGGTCGGTGACAAACACCTCAAGTTGGTGCTGAAGACCGAGTGCGGCGGCCAGACCCTGGATGGCATCGCCTTCAACATCGACCGCGAGGTCTGGCCCAATCCCACCGTGCGCTGGGTCGAGCTGGCCTACAAACTGGACGTCAACGAGTACCGTGGCCGGGAAAGCGTGCAGCTGATGGTGGCGCACCTGGCGCCGCGTTGA
- a CDS encoding YaeQ family protein produces the protein MALPSTTYKIDLNLTDIDRSVYQSLRFTVAKHPSETEERLAARLIGYALFYDEQLAFGRGLSDVDEPALWEKSLDDRVLHWIEVGQPDSDRITWCSRRTEKFSLVAYGNLRVWQAKVLAPVRSLKNINVVALDQEALASLALDMPRALSWSVMISDGELFVTDERGQHEVPIEWLIGER, from the coding sequence ATGGCCCTGCCGTCAACCACCTACAAGATCGATCTGAACCTTACCGACATCGACCGCAGCGTCTATCAAAGCCTGCGCTTCACCGTGGCCAAGCACCCGTCGGAAACCGAAGAGCGCCTGGCCGCGCGGCTGATTGGCTATGCGTTGTTCTATGACGAGCAACTGGCTTTCGGCCGTGGCCTGTCGGACGTGGATGAGCCGGCGCTGTGGGAAAAGAGCCTGGACGACCGTGTGCTGCACTGGATCGAAGTCGGTCAACCCGATAGCGATCGCATCACCTGGTGTTCGCGACGCACCGAGAAGTTCAGCCTGGTGGCCTACGGCAACTTGCGCGTGTGGCAGGCCAAGGTGCTCGCGCCGGTGCGCAGCCTGAAGAACATCAACGTGGTGGCGCTGGATCAGGAGGCGCTGGCCAGCCTGGCGCTGGACATGCCGCGGGCGCTGAGCTGGAGCGTGATGATCAGCGACGGCGAGTTGTTCGTCACCGATGAGCGCGGTCAGCATGAAGTGCCGATCGAGTGGCTGATTGGCGAACGCTGA